CGCAGCCAGGTCTGGCCGGTCGCCAAGGCCAGCGCAATATCGGTCGCGCCCATGCCGGTGCCGAACGCGCCCACCGCGCCGTAGGCTGTGGAGTGCGAGTCGGAGCCGACGATCAGCAGACCCGGACGCGCCAGCCGCTCCTCGATCAACACCTGATGCGCGATGCCGCGTCCCACGTCGAACAGATTGCGAATGCCCTGCTCTCTGGCCCAGGCGCGCAGCTTGTTCTGCGACTCCGCTGTCTGAAGATTGGCCGCCGGAGCGACATGATCGATCGCCACCGCGATCCGATCGGGATTCCAGACCCGCTCAGCGCCAAGCTGCTCGTGCAAAATGCGGATCACGCTCGGCGCGATGCTGTCGTGAACCATCGCCAGATCCACCCGCACCGTGACTACCTCGCCCGCCTGGACCGGACGCCCGGCGGCCTGTGAAAGAATCTGCTCTGCTAATGTCTGTGCCATCGTCTATGCCTCGTTTTCGCGAATGTGTCGTGTAAAACTGCCGCTCCCCGCCGATTTTGGGTGCGCGAAACCACGCCCGTGCCAGGCAGGTGTGTAAGGCTCACGAGCCAGCCGCTATTTCGCGGCGATTGAAATGGGTGCGGGATGAGTGGAGGCGACGGCGTCTCCGGGGAGCTGCGCCAGCAGCAGCGCGTCGACTTCTGCGTCGGAGAGGGGCTGCTCGTCGGCGCGCGCTTTGATCTGCTGCGTGATCGCTTTGAGCGCGGCGTCGGAGAGGTGCAGGCCGAGCGTCTGTGCCCGGTGGGCGATGGCGTTGCGTCCCGTCAGGCGATGGCCCAGCAGCACCTCGCGGCTGCGGCCAAAGGCGTGCGGATCGAGCGCCTCGTAGGAGCGGGGATCGCGCAGCACAGCATTGGTATGCAGCCCGGCCTTGTGGGTAAAGGCGGTCTGGCCGGTGATGCACGAGTTGAACGGGATCGCGATGCCGACGATCCGCGCGACAAGCTCGTCAAGCTCCGCCAGCAGATGCAGGTTGTAGTGCGCCACAAGCTGCGGGTCGGAGAGATACAGGCGGGCGATCAGCCCCGATAGCGCCGCAATGCCGTTGCGCTCGCCGATGCCCAGCACCGTCGTGTCGATGTGGGTCGCGCCCGCCTGGATCGCAGCGTGGGCGTTGGCAATCGCGCAGCCGCCGTCGTTGTGGCCGTGGAACTCGATGTCACAGCGCACGGCAGCGCGCACATGGCCTACCAGCCGCTCGACCTCGCGGGGTGTGGCGATGCCGACCGTATCGGCGATGCCAACGCGATCGACGCCAAGCGCGTCGACGGCGGTGTAGATCCGCAGCAGATCGGCGGGATCGGTGCGAAACGCATCCTCGCACGAGAATCGCACCTCGACCTGCGCCTCCTGCAAAAATGTGATGCAGCGCGCGGCCTCTTCGAGGATCTGGTCGATGCTCAGGCCGTGGCTGGCGTCGCGCAGCACGGACGACGTAGCGAAGAGCAGGTTGACGCCGTGAACGCCACAGTCGACGGCGCGGCGCACATCTTCCAGATTGCAGCGGGTGTGGGTCAGAATGCCAGCCGCGAGGTTCAGCGCGGCGATGGCTTGCAGGTCGTGCGCGCTCTGCGGCGACGCGACCGGCGAGGTGACTTCGATGTACTCGACGCCGAATGCATCGAGCGCGCGGGCGATCTCCAGCTTTTGCTGGCGGCTAAAGTGGGCGTGCGCGAACTGCTCGCCTTCACGCAGCGTCGTATCGACAATCTGGACGTTCCGAAGATCTACAAACATCTGCTCTGCTCCTGCCGTTGAACGGATTTCCGGCGGCGGACGGGTGGACCATGCTGAGCAGGCGTTTCGAGTTCAGCGTGAACATATCATTCTCCTGGTATTGGTGCTAGATTCTTTCTGATCGTCGGACACATAAAAACCGCCTGACCGTGTCTGGTCAGGCGGGTGTGTGA
The sequence above is drawn from the Herpetosiphonaceae bacterium genome and encodes:
- the lysS gene encoding homocitrate synthase, with translation MFVDLRNVQIVDTTLREGEQFAHAHFSRQQKLEIARALDAFGVEYIEVTSPVASPQSAHDLQAIAALNLAAGILTHTRCNLEDVRRAVDCGVHGVNLLFATSSVLRDASHGLSIDQILEEAARCITFLQEAQVEVRFSCEDAFRTDPADLLRIYTAVDALGVDRVGIADTVGIATPREVERLVGHVRAAVRCDIEFHGHNDGGCAIANAHAAIQAGATHIDTTVLGIGERNGIAALSGLIARLYLSDPQLVAHYNLHLLAELDELVARIVGIAIPFNSCITGQTAFTHKAGLHTNAVLRDPRSYEALDPHAFGRSREVLLGHRLTGRNAIAHRAQTLGLHLSDAALKAITQQIKARADEQPLSDAEVDALLLAQLPGDAVASTHPAPISIAAK